The stretch of DNA TAAAACTTGTTTACCAACCGAACCAGTTGAGCCTAAAATAACAATGTTTTTCATAAAATTTTAATTGCTTCTTTTTGCGGATGGCAAATAAAAATATCGCCGTTAAATTGAGAATAACCTTTGGCAATTTTTTTGACCAGTTGGTAGTCGTTAACCTGACAAAAAACCGTTGGCCCAGAACCTGAAAGATGAAGCTCTAAGCCGAATTTGCCAAAATATTTTTTCAATTTTTTGATCTCCGGGCAAATATTTTCACAAATAGCTAAAAAATCTTTTCCTGTTTTGTCATATAGTCCATACATCATTTTGGTTTTAATTCTTTTGTGAGGCCGGAAAAGAACAAAAATTTTGGGCACCTTGATTTTAATCGATTTTATTATTTCTCCTCTTCCACCCACCTCACAAGTACCACCATAAAGAAAGAATGGAACATCAGCACCGATTTTTATACCGATTTTGGCTAATTCTCTTTTGTTTAAATTTAAATTATAGAGTAAATTTAAGCCGATCAAAGTTGCCGCTGCATCGGCGCTGCCACCACCTAAGCCGGCGGAAATAGGAATAACTTTTTGTAAGTGAATCTGGCAAGGCAATTCCTTGTTAACCGTTTTTTCCAAAAGATTTTTCGCTTTTAGAATGATGTTTTCTGATTCAGGACAGATAATACCGCCTGAAAAATAATCTTTTGCTTTTTCTATCGATATAAAATCAGCTAAATCAATTGACTGAAAAGTGCTTTCAATATTATGATAGCCGTCTGGCCTTTTGCCCAAAATCTTAAAATTAAGGTTTATTTTCGCATTCGCCTGAATTAAAATCGATTTCATTCTTTCATTGTATCAAATTTTACTGATTAGAGAAATAAAGAATAGGCGGGAAATTCGACAGCACAGGTTCCGTTTTTTTGATTTATGGATTGAATTCGGCAAGCTCAGCACAAGATGGCCGAGAGGTATATCCTTTTCAGGCGACTTAGGAGTGTCAGAACTGCCGAAAGGCAG from Patescibacteria group bacterium encodes:
- the ispE gene encoding 4-(cytidine 5'-diphospho)-2-C-methyl-D-erythritol kinase, encoding MKSILIQANAKINLNFKILGKRPDGYHNIESTFQSIDLADFISIEKAKDYFSGGIICPESENIILKAKNLLEKTVNKELPCQIHLQKVIPISAGLGGGSADAAATLIGLNLLYNLNLNKRELAKIGIKIGADVPFFLYGGTCEVGGRGEIIKSIKIKVPKIFVLFRPHKRIKTKMMYGLYDKTGKDFLAICENICPEIKKLKKYFGKFGLELHLSGSGPTVFCQVNDYQLVKKIAKGYSQFNGDIFICHPQKEAIKIL